The following nucleotide sequence is from Brachyspira suanatina.
AAGTTTCTAATGTATTATTAAAATAATTGTATATTGTTTTTATTAAATCATTATTTGTAATATTGTTTATCTCAGATAAAGTCAATTCCAAAACTTCAACATCTTCTAAAGCTTCCATAGTTACAGAATATGGTTCTCCTGCCGCCAGATTAACCAATCCTATAATATGGCCTATATTATATTCTTTATTATAATTATTAGAGTTTATTGCATAAGATATTACTTTACCTTTTGTTATTATATAAAATGAATCTTTTGGGAAATTTCCTTCCTCATATATAAAAGAGGATTTAGAGAATTTAATAGTTTTGTAATTATTCATACTTTTATAAAACTAATTTTTTATTATATTGTAATATTTTATACAATCATTATCTTGTATATTTTTCGTATTCTTCCAAAAAACATTCTGTATTATTAACTATAATATTTTTAAATGTATCTAATTCTACATATTTAATATTTTCAATTTCTGTATATATTTCTTTTAAATCATTATCCAAATCTATCATGTCTATAATATCTTTTATTTTATACGGTAATTTAATTACTTCTTCTTTCTTAAATAAAACTTCTATTTTTATTATAGAATATAATATAATAATTAATTTATTTTTTAGTTCTTTTTCTTTTACTGCTTTTATTTTTAGAGTGACATTATTAACCTTTACTGCTGTTACAAGTATTAGGGCAATTCTTAGTTCTTCATTTTTATTTGCTGCAATTATTAGATCTTCTTTTTTCAATATTTCTATTACTGAATCTTCAATTACTATAGCAGTAGTTAATAAAGGTTTATATTCTAAAGATGGTGGATATCCATTTATTATGTAGCCTTCAGGATATATAAGTCTTACAGTTTGCTTTTTATTAATAATATTATATATTCCTACTCTTCCTGATTTTATTATATAAACATAATTACTAGAATATATCTCTGTATATAAGCAATATCCTTTTTTTATCTTGTATGTATTTTCAGATATAAGTTCAGGTTTCTTTTTAGGTCTCAGATATTTTAGAAATTGTTCTACTTTTTCTGTATTACATTCATCTTTACATAATTCTAAATATTTAATACATATTTTATAACTAGCATCTATAAAATTATTATTTTTATATATACTAGCCATAATTAATATATCTTCTTTATTATATAAATCAACTTTATTTTTTATAACTAGACTATAATATTTACTAAGCCAAGTTTCAAGCATATATGATAAATAATTTGATACTCTATTAACTAATTCTTTATTTGTAATTTGGGCAATATTATTTATATTGATTTTTAATACTTCAACATCTTCTAAAGCTTTAGTTGTGAGATAGTATGGTTCTTTTATTATAGCAGATATAAGCCCTATTATACCACCTTCTTTAAGTGATATTTTATAATTTTCATAAAAATTATTATAGGATATAACTTTACCTTTAGTAATTATATAGAAGTAATCTTTTGGTGATTCTCCATTATTAAATAATATTGAAGATTTATCAAATCTTTCTGTAATATTATTGTACATACATATATTCTAACACTATTAATAAAAATATTATACTATATATAATAATTATGTCAACTAAAAAATAATTACATTATGTAGTTTTCATATTCTCTGAAAAAATTCTCATAATTATTTATTGTAATGTTTTCTGATTTATCTATTCTCATATATTTCATTTGTTCTAAAAGTTGAAATATTTCATTATTCGGCGTATCTATATTTAAAATATTTTTTATATCGTTTATAGAATAGTATAATCGTACATTTTTATTTTTTTCAAATAGAGTATCCATTTTGATAAATGAATATATTAGTATTATTAATTTTTCATTTAATTCTTTTGCAGATAATGCTTTAATCTTTAATATTATGTTATTAATTTTTGCTGCTGTAGATTTTATATAACTATTAATAAATTTATTATTTCTATTTATAATATTGTTCATAAGGTCTTTTTCTATGATTTCTATTACAGAATCTTCCAATACTATGGCAGTTGTAAAAAGAGGTTTATAGTCCAAAACAGGTTTATAATAATTTATGATATAATTAGATGAGTAAATTGATCTTACTACAGCTTTAGAGTCTATTATACTATAAATACCTACTTTTCCTGATCTTATTATATATGTGTAGCTGCTAGGTTCTATTTCTGTATATAGACAATATCCTTTTTTTACACTGTAAACATTTTCTTCTATACGTGTTGGTTTTTCTATTGGCCTTGTATTTATGATTAATTTCTTGGCTTCATTTATATGAATATCATCTTTAAATAATTTTATACATCCATTACATATTTTATAGCTTGCATCTGTAAAGCCTCTATTTTTATAAATATTTGCCATTGTTACTATATCTTCTTTATTATATAAATTAACTTTATTGTTTGTAATTAATGAATAGTACTTACTTAGCCAAGTTTCAAATATTGAAGATAAATAATTTGATATTTTATTTATAAGATTATAATTATCTATTTTAGTCAAATCTTGTACCGATATCTTTAATACTTCTATATCTTCAAGACTTTCTATTGTAGAGTAATATGGTTCATTGATTATTGAAGAGATAAGACCTATAATATCTCCTTCTCTATAATTTATATCATAATTTTGATAAAATACATTATATGCTATAACTTTTCCTTTTAATATTATATAAAAATAGTCTTTAGCCGGCTCTTTATATTGAAAAATAATTGTTGATTTTTTTATTGTTACTTTGTTATATTGCTGTTCCATAGTATTTTTTCTATTAAAATTTTATTTTATATTGTGTAATTTTTATATTCTTCAAAATATTTATTTGAATCTGTAACTATAATATTATCAAGACAATCAAATTCTACATAATCTATATTTGTTAGTGTTTCCCGTATATCATTAATATCTGTATCATCATGGATCATATTTTTCAGATCTTTTATTTTATAATATAATTTAATATATATTTGTTCACAAAATAAAGTTTCTATTTTTAAAACAGAATATATTAAAACTATTAATTTATCTCTTAATTCTGTTCTTTTTATAGCTTTCATTTTTAATATTGTACTTATAACCTTCATAGCTGTCATTTTTACTATTTTGAATCTTAATTCTGTATCATTATATATCATTTTTATTAATTCCTCTTTGGTCATAATATCTATGACAGAATCTTCCAATACTATAGCGGTTGTGAATAAAGTTTTATACTCAAGATTTGGGGCATAAGAATCAATAATGCATTGTTCTGGATATATTATTCTAGTAATATAATCAGAATCTGCTATATTATATATTCCAACTTTTCCTGATTTTATATAATAAATACGGTTTGTTGTTTCTAATTCAGTGTATATACAATAGCCTTTATACATTTTATAAGAATTATTTTCTATTAGTTCAGGTTCCTTTGACTTAGTTAAGTTTTTCATAAAGTTTCTAATATTATTTAAATGATCATCATTATAATCTTTACTGAATAAATTTATATATGATGAGCATAATTTATAACTAGCATCTATAAATCCATTATATTTGTAAATAGATGCCATAATCAATATCTCTTCTTTATTGTATAAATCTAATTTGTTCTTTATTATCATGCTATAATATTTACTTAGCCATATTTCTAGT
It contains:
- a CDS encoding cyclic nucleotide-binding domain-containing protein, which gives rise to MYNNITERFDKSSILFNNGESPKDYFYIITKGKVISYNNFYENYKISLKEGGIIGLISAIIKEPYYLTTKALEDVEVLKININNIAQITNKELVNRVSNYLSYMLETWLSKYYSLVIKNKVDLYNKEDILIMASIYKNNNFIDASYKICIKYLELCKDECNTEKVEQFLKYLRPKKKPELISENTYKIKKGYCLYTEIYSSNYVYIIKSGRVGIYNIINKKQTVRLIYPEGYIINGYPPSLEYKPLLTTAIVIEDSVIEILKKEDLIIAANKNEELRIALILVTAVKVNNVTLKIKAVKEKELKNKLIIILYSIIKIEVLFKKEEVIKLPYKIKDIIDMIDLDNDLKEIYTEIENIKYVELDTFKNIIVNNTECFLEEYEKYTR
- a CDS encoding cyclic nucleotide-binding domain-containing protein — encoded protein: MEQQYNKVTIKKSTIIFQYKEPAKDYFYIILKGKVIAYNVFYQNYDINYREGDIIGLISSIINEPYYSTIESLEDIEVLKISVQDLTKIDNYNLINKISNYLSSIFETWLSKYYSLITNNKVNLYNKEDIVTMANIYKNRGFTDASYKICNGCIKLFKDDIHINEAKKLIINTRPIEKPTRIEENVYSVKKGYCLYTEIEPSSYTYIIRSGKVGIYSIIDSKAVVRSIYSSNYIINYYKPVLDYKPLFTTAIVLEDSVIEIIEKDLMNNIINRNNKFINSYIKSTAAKINNIILKIKALSAKELNEKLIILIYSFIKMDTLFEKNKNVRLYYSINDIKNILNIDTPNNEIFQLLEQMKYMRIDKSENITINNYENFFREYENYIM
- a CDS encoding cyclic nucleotide-binding domain-containing protein, whose amino-acid sequence is MEKYRLVKYTKGSIILKYSQEARDCFYIISKGSVRAHNDFYDNSHTYKMGHIIGLIASITKEPYYSTIEAAEDVELWEIKVENINRINNKHLINRISTHLSSILEIWLSKYYSMIIKNKLDLYNKEEILIMASIYKYNGFIDASYKLCSSYINLFSKDYNDDHLNNIRNFMKNLTKSKEPELIENNSYKMYKGYCIYTELETTNRIYYIKSGKVGIYNIADSDYITRIIYPEQCIIDSYAPNLEYKTLFTTAIVLEDSVIDIMTKEELIKMIYNDTELRFKIVKMTAMKVISTILKMKAIKRTELRDKLIVLIYSVLKIETLFCEQIYIKLYYKIKDLKNMIHDDTDINDIRETLTNIDYVEFDCLDNIIVTDSNKYFEEYKNYTI